A region from the Medicago truncatula cultivar Jemalong A17 chromosome 6, MtrunA17r5.0-ANR, whole genome shotgun sequence genome encodes:
- the LOC25495676 gene encoding putative F-box/LRR-repeat protein At3g59170, with protein MESGLSTTGKKKHDTEDVLHSKLSEPQLISHILSFLPTTDAVRTSVLSKKWLNNWTSVTKLHFDDSLFKYLLRKCTHCADYIPSVSYVCDKVGFAGFALCQRCSVSQDALYNGGNSLSFSDLREVRFDRKKFEKYFENFVYKALLFTNNNSSASRMLEKFSFVIHYRHDIADLNIWISSILNRGVKSLKIVVSSVDLLKFSASTSNYLLNSTLLEELELVLRMFTVIEAPRNFVRFGHLKHLKLSGISFVIGTSSDYLTLSLPVLRV; from the exons ATGGAGTCTGGTTTGAGTACCACAGGAAAGAAAAAGCATGATACTGAAGACGTACTCCACAGCAAGCTATCTGAACCACAGCTTATAAGTCACATTTTATCTTTTCTGCCAACAACAGATGCAGTTAGGACTTCTGTTTTGTCAAAGAAATGGTTAAATAACTGGACATCTGTCACCAAGCTACACTTTGATGACAGTCTCTTCAAATATTTACTTCGAAAATGCACTCACTGCGCAGATTATATTCCCTCTGTTTCCTATGTCTGTGATAAG GTGGGCTTTGCTGGTTTTGCTCTGTGTCAGAGGTGTTCTGTTTCACAGGATGCACTCTACAATGGTGGAAATAGTTTGAGCTTTTCAGATTTGAGGGAAGTGAGGTTTGATCGCAAGAAATTTGAGAAGTACTTTGAAAACTTTGTATACAAGGCACTTCTTTTTACTAATAACAATAGTTCAGCTTCAAGAATGTTGGAAAAGTTTTCTTTTGTGATCCATTATAGGCACGATATTGCTGATCTCAATATATGGATCTCTTCCATCTTGAACAGGGGAGTGAAAAGTCTAAAGattgttgtttcatctgttgatcTACTAAAATTTTCTGCTAGCACATccaattatcttttaaattcCACACTTCTGGAAGAATTGGAATTGGTGCTTAGGATGTTCACTGTCATCGAAGCTCCTAGAAATTTTGTTCGTTTTGGTCACCTGAAACATCTGAAGCTGTCTGGTATCAGTTTTGTCATTGGCACTTCCTCTGATTATCTTACACTTAGCTTACCAGTTCTCAGAGTTTGA